A stretch of Paenibacillus mucilaginosus 3016 DNA encodes these proteins:
- a CDS encoding MBL fold metallo-hydrolase, translating into MVLSLSEENRSGPYAGYEVIPLRVTWRHYINYSYLIIDRATGQAAVVDPAWEPETILAELDRQGAVLTSILLTHAHHDHVNLVGDLCSRFTGLAVYMMGRECDFYGFSAPGLHRLEDEDTLWIGATPVRCYLTPGHSAGGACYLLPDSLFSGDTIFIEGCGMCAGAGSDPDQLYHSVKRMQRLVPDDVRVYPGHSYGARPGQTMRYLKENNIYFQIESQEHFVRFRMRKNQTNLLSFK; encoded by the coding sequence ATGGTCCTCTCGTTATCGGAGGAAAACCGGAGCGGCCCGTACGCAGGCTATGAGGTGATCCCTCTGAGAGTCACCTGGCGGCATTATATCAACTACAGCTACTTGATCATCGACCGGGCTACGGGGCAGGCTGCGGTGGTCGATCCGGCCTGGGAGCCCGAGACAATTCTGGCCGAACTGGACCGGCAGGGAGCGGTCCTTACTTCCATCCTGCTGACACACGCTCATCATGATCATGTGAATCTGGTGGGTGACCTGTGCAGCCGGTTCACCGGACTTGCAGTGTATATGATGGGCCGGGAGTGCGACTTCTACGGATTCAGCGCTCCGGGTCTGCACCGGTTGGAGGATGAGGATACCCTATGGATCGGAGCTACGCCGGTCCGCTGCTATTTGACGCCGGGACATTCGGCGGGCGGCGCCTGTTATCTGCTGCCGGACAGCCTGTTCAGCGGCGATACGATCTTCATCGAAGGCTGCGGGATGTGTGCAGGAGCCGGCAGCGACCCGGATCAGCTGTATCACAGCGTGAAACGGATGCAGCGGCTTGTCCCGGATGATGTAAGGGTGTATCCGGGTCATTCCTACGGGGCGAGGCCCGGACAGACCATGCGATATCTAAAAGAGAATAACATTTACTTTCAGATCGAGTCGCAGGAGCATTTTGTCCGGTTTCGGATGCGCAAGAACCAGACG
- a CDS encoding LLM class flavin-dependent oxidoreductase, whose translation MSDLEKKLAALSPEQRRLLEQRLKQKAAGERTPPQETEDGLTDGATGRLQEMPGKAAADGTGGTAPSGNPVRSGSGPGEGMQFSLIFFSGDGSSTAGDKYRLLIESAKFADRHGFSAVWTPERHFQAIGGLYPNPSVLSAGLATITSRIQLRAGSVVLPLHHPLRVAEEWSVVDNLSQGRVAISVATGWHPADFVLNPDIYEDRKQIMFDNLDLIRRLWRGESARFKDIAGGEAEVKVLPRPVQPELPIFCTASGNPATWIKAGELGVNILCSLANHPADALKERIELYRSKRREHGHDPDAGIVSVMLHTYVGETDSGVKEQVRGPLRDYLSTFLGQYDTLNPYKDDNAAVKDVLDNEKESLITFAFEKYFQMSSLMGSKQKCAKMIERLQKLGVNEVACLLDFGLEFEQIMQGLEHLNELKSWFTPVQETVSV comes from the coding sequence ATGAGTGACCTGGAGAAAAAATTGGCGGCCCTGTCCCCGGAGCAGCGCAGACTGCTGGAACAGCGGCTGAAGCAGAAGGCGGCGGGGGAGCGTACTCCGCCGCAGGAGACGGAGGACGGACTCACGGACGGAGCGACGGGCCGCTTGCAGGAAATGCCGGGGAAAGCGGCAGCGGATGGAACAGGGGGCACCGCACCAAGCGGCAATCCGGTCCGGTCAGGATCAGGCCCCGGGGAGGGGATGCAGTTCTCCCTGATCTTCTTCTCGGGTGACGGCTCCAGTACGGCCGGAGACAAGTACCGCCTGCTGATCGAGAGTGCGAAGTTCGCTGACCGCCACGGGTTCTCCGCCGTGTGGACGCCGGAGCGCCACTTCCAGGCGATTGGGGGTCTCTATCCGAACCCGTCGGTGCTCAGCGCCGGTCTGGCTACGATCACAAGCCGCATCCAACTGCGCGCGGGAAGCGTCGTGCTGCCTCTGCATCACCCTCTGCGTGTGGCGGAGGAATGGTCCGTCGTGGACAATTTGTCCCAGGGCCGGGTGGCGATCTCGGTGGCGACCGGATGGCATCCCGCGGATTTTGTGCTCAACCCGGATATTTATGAAGACCGCAAGCAGATCATGTTCGACAACCTGGATCTGATCCGGCGGCTGTGGCGCGGCGAATCGGCACGCTTCAAGGATATTGCGGGCGGAGAGGCGGAGGTGAAGGTGCTCCCGAGACCCGTACAGCCCGAGCTGCCCATCTTCTGCACGGCGTCCGGCAATCCTGCGACATGGATCAAGGCGGGAGAGCTCGGCGTCAACATCCTGTGCTCTCTGGCGAACCATCCGGCCGATGCGCTCAAGGAACGGATCGAGCTGTACCGCTCGAAGCGCCGTGAACATGGGCATGACCCGGATGCCGGGATCGTGTCGGTCATGCTGCACACGTATGTGGGAGAGACGGACAGCGGGGTGAAGGAGCAGGTGCGGGGACCGCTGCGCGATTACCTGAGCACCTTCCTCGGCCAGTACGATACGCTCAATCCGTACAAGGACGACAACGCGGCGGTCAAGGATGTACTCGATAACGAGAAGGAATCGCTGATCACCTTTGCGTTCGAGAAGTATTTCCAGATGAGCTCCCTGATGGGCTCCAAACAAAAATGCGCGAAGATGATCGAGCGGCTGCAGAAGCTTGGGGTGAACGAAGTGGCCTGCCTGCTCGATTTCGGCCTGGAATTCGAACAGATCATGCAGGGCCTCGAGCATCTGAACGAGCTGAAATCCTGGTTCACCCCGGTTCAGGAGACGGTCTCCGTCTGA
- a CDS encoding sterol desaturase family protein, with the protein MIFVLKLTGYFLLWTLYSFTMHRLAHIPHKKNFLHKIHMAHHRYNYGDSKWPPLADFFFWFGGWKESLDVWLTFTLPIVVLAFFDPTYALILFIFHYFYEIFLSRNVLDHNPNITGRITNIIPVGTFHLKHHKHYRCNYSFFITLWDYLFRTNDAHVLGAKRNRNTVTEAAGTYGKAEQAENGG; encoded by the coding sequence ATGATTTTCGTTTTGAAATTAACGGGATACTTTCTGCTGTGGACCCTTTATTCGTTCACCATGCATCGTCTGGCCCATATCCCGCACAAGAAAAATTTCCTGCACAAAATTCATATGGCGCACCACCGGTACAATTACGGGGACTCGAAGTGGCCTCCGCTTGCGGATTTCTTCTTCTGGTTCGGGGGCTGGAAGGAATCGCTGGACGTCTGGCTGACCTTCACGCTGCCGATCGTCGTGCTGGCGTTTTTTGATCCGACGTATGCGCTTATTCTTTTTATCTTCCACTATTTCTATGAAATCTTCCTCTCCCGCAATGTGCTGGACCACAACCCGAATATCACCGGACGGATCACGAACATCATTCCCGTGGGTACCTTTCATCTCAAGCACCACAAGCATTACAGATGCAATTACTCGTTCTTCATCACCTTGTGGGATTATCTGTTCCGCACCAATGACGCGCATGTGCTGGGCGCGAAGCGCAATCGTAATACGGTAACCGAGGCCGCTGGAACGTACGGCAAGGCCGAGCAGGCAGAGAACGGAGGATGA
- a CDS encoding MFS transporter — translation MKQVELQHETIALQQEQGLWKDGNFLKLWTGQSLSMFGSQITTMALPLVAVMTLNATPFQMGVLHAAEYAPFLLFGLIAGVWVDRLPKRPLLIAADLGRALLFGLIPLLALFGSLNIALLCTVAFLAGILTTLYSIGYQSILPYMLGKGQLIDANAKMEFSRSVAGVTGPGLAGLMVQWMTGVFAIVLDALSFVVSGILTSTVSVKEPQPKKEGQANASVWKDMGEGLRIVFGSPCLRSIAACSATTNFFLNMTQAILILYATKELGFTPVEIGLLMTLSSSGAVLSALMSSRLVARFGFGPVITGSAFCQGIAGLFLFGAAGGKTAAFTMLFISMFLMGLATTVYNVAQVSFRQSITEPELLGRMNATMRFIVWGVIPLGAFAGGSLGTWIGLYPTILTAVCGGMLSFLWVFLSPVRTAADGRTKGADA, via the coding sequence GTGAAACAAGTCGAATTGCAGCATGAAACGATAGCCCTCCAGCAGGAGCAGGGGCTGTGGAAGGACGGCAATTTTTTGAAGCTGTGGACGGGGCAGTCCCTGTCGATGTTCGGTTCGCAGATTACGACGATGGCGCTTCCGCTGGTCGCCGTCATGACGCTGAACGCCACCCCGTTCCAGATGGGCGTGCTGCATGCGGCCGAATATGCCCCGTTTCTGCTCTTCGGACTGATCGCCGGCGTCTGGGTGGACCGGCTGCCCAAACGGCCGCTGCTGATCGCCGCCGATCTCGGGAGGGCGCTGCTCTTCGGACTTATTCCGCTGCTCGCCCTCTTCGGATCGCTGAATATCGCGCTTCTCTGTACGGTTGCATTCCTGGCGGGCATCCTGACCACCCTTTACTCCATAGGCTACCAGTCCATCCTGCCTTATATGCTTGGGAAGGGGCAGCTCATCGACGCCAATGCCAAAATGGAATTCAGCCGGTCGGTAGCCGGTGTGACGGGGCCGGGGCTCGCAGGACTGATGGTGCAGTGGATGACCGGCGTGTTCGCGATTGTGCTTGATGCGCTCTCCTTCGTGGTCTCGGGCATCCTGACGTCAACCGTTTCCGTAAAAGAGCCCCAGCCGAAAAAGGAGGGACAGGCGAATGCCAGCGTATGGAAGGACATGGGGGAAGGGCTCCGGATCGTATTCGGAAGCCCCTGCCTCCGGTCCATCGCAGCCTGCTCGGCCACCACGAACTTCTTCCTGAACATGACCCAGGCGATCCTTATCCTGTATGCCACAAAGGAGCTCGGGTTCACACCGGTGGAGATCGGCCTGCTCATGACGCTGAGCTCCAGCGGTGCCGTACTGAGCGCCCTGATGAGCAGCCGGCTGGTTGCCCGCTTCGGCTTCGGCCCGGTCATCACCGGTTCGGCATTCTGTCAAGGCATCGCCGGCCTGTTCCTGTTCGGCGCCGCCGGGGGGAAGACGGCAGCCTTCACCATGCTGTTCATCTCCATGTTCCTGATGGGGCTCGCCACGACGGTCTATAACGTGGCCCAGGTCAGCTTTCGCCAGTCGATCACCGAGCCCGAGCTGCTTGGACGCATGAATGCCACGATGCGTTTTATCGTGTGGGGCGTGATCCCGCTGGGCGCTTTTGCCGGGGGCTCGCTCGGTACCTGGATCGGCCTGTATCCGACCATCCTGACGGCGGTCTGCGGGGGAATGCTCTCCTTCCTGTGGGTATTCCTGTCCCCGGTGAGAACCGCAGCCGACGGCCGTACGAAGGGGGCGGATGCGTAA